A stretch of the Vibrio sp. SS-MA-C1-2 genome encodes the following:
- a CDS encoding glucosaminidase domain-containing protein, with product MVKLKKKLIVIPLSLLLAGYIASDYLKASETPHTAVVLQQPSKTPDFRTMTNVQEKKQAFFNFIYPSIAAKNIAITQERGELKEYIAEWQQTSPVPLIELKGSEKAFIEKLSKRYRSPIPKGGVTTAWLNSLLSRVDIIPVELAMSQAAIESAWGTSRFAVDANNYFGQWCFVEGCGLVPLHPDPEHFHAVKKFDSMSESVYAYMDNLNSHQAYHQLHEIRAKLRASNEPITAHQLANGLVNYSQIGEKYVEELQSMLRHNESFMKKAENVKIQ from the coding sequence ATGGTTAAACTGAAAAAAAAGCTAATAGTTATTCCCTTATCTTTACTATTGGCAGGTTATATTGCCTCTGATTATTTAAAAGCCTCAGAAACACCTCATACGGCTGTTGTGCTCCAGCAGCCGTCTAAAACCCCAGATTTTCGTACAATGACAAATGTACAAGAGAAGAAACAAGCCTTTTTTAATTTTATTTATCCGAGTATTGCGGCTAAAAACATTGCGATTACTCAAGAGCGCGGTGAGTTAAAAGAGTACATTGCTGAGTGGCAACAAACTTCACCAGTTCCTTTGATTGAACTCAAAGGGTCAGAAAAAGCCTTTATTGAGAAGTTAAGTAAGCGTTATCGTTCACCTATTCCTAAAGGTGGTGTAACGACAGCTTGGCTAAACTCGTTACTTTCCCGAGTTGATATTATCCCTGTTGAATTAGCAATGTCACAAGCGGCAATTGAGTCTGCTTGGGGAACCTCTCGTTTTGCTGTTGATGCCAATAACTATTTTGGTCAATGGTGTTTTGTCGAAGGGTGTGGACTTGTTCCACTTCATCCTGACCCAGAACATTTTCATGCTGTTAAGAAGTTTGACTCTATGAGTGAGTCGGTTTACGCCTATATGGATAACTTAAATAGTCACCAAGCGTATCATCAACTTCATGAGATCCGAGCTAAATTAAGAGCCAGCAATGAACCTATTACGGCTCACCAATTAGCGAATGGTTTAGTGAATTACTCTCAAATTGGTGAGAAATATGTCGAAGAGTTGCAATCCATGCTGCGCCATAATGAATCCTTTATGAAGAAAGCAGAAAATGTGAAGATTCAATAA
- the aroA gene encoding 3-phosphoshikimate 1-carboxyvinyltransferase: MESLTLQPIERVSGIVNLPGSKSVSNRALLLAALAKGTTRLTNLLDSDDIRHMLDALQQLGVTYRLSENNTVCEVEGLGRPFTVAEQSDVLSLYLGNAGTAMRPLAAALCLGEGRVILTGEPRMKERPIGHLVDALRQTGAKVDYLEQTDYPPVEITGTGLNGGTVEIDGSISSQFLTAFLMAAPLATADTTIVIKGDLVSKPYIDITLHIMAQFGVTVDNQNYQTFVIPAGQQYVSPGDLLVEGDASSASYFLAAAAIAGGEIKVTGIGKKSIQGDVQFADALAAMGAEIEWGDDYVIARKGELKAVDLDFNHIPDAAMTIATTALFAEGTTAIRNVYNWRVKETDRLFAMATELRKVGAIVDEGEDYITITPPAEINHAAIDTYNDHRMAMCFSLVAFADCGITINDPNCTSKTFPNYFDTFKQLAK; this comes from the coding sequence ATGGAAAGTTTAACCCTACAACCGATTGAACGCGTTTCTGGTATTGTTAATTTACCGGGGTCTAAAAGTGTTTCGAATCGCGCACTATTACTGGCTGCTCTGGCCAAAGGAACCACACGTTTAACTAATCTTCTTGATAGTGATGATATTCGTCATATGCTTGATGCCTTGCAGCAGTTAGGTGTGACTTATCGTCTTTCCGAAAATAATACGGTGTGTGAAGTCGAAGGGTTAGGGCGACCATTTACCGTTGCTGAACAATCTGACGTTCTATCGCTTTATTTAGGAAATGCAGGAACGGCAATGCGTCCATTAGCGGCAGCACTCTGTTTAGGTGAGGGGAGAGTGATTTTAACCGGTGAACCTCGAATGAAAGAGCGCCCAATTGGTCATTTAGTCGATGCACTTCGTCAGACAGGCGCCAAAGTGGACTATCTTGAGCAGACCGATTATCCACCCGTTGAAATTACAGGCACAGGATTAAACGGCGGTACGGTTGAGATTGATGGTTCTATTTCGAGTCAGTTTTTAACCGCATTTCTGATGGCAGCACCTTTAGCAACGGCCGATACGACGATTGTAATTAAAGGCGACTTAGTCTCGAAGCCTTATATCGACATTACGCTACATATTATGGCGCAATTTGGTGTTACGGTTGATAACCAAAACTATCAGACGTTTGTGATTCCTGCGGGACAGCAATATGTTTCCCCTGGTGATCTGCTGGTGGAAGGTGATGCCTCTTCAGCCTCTTATTTCTTAGCTGCGGCAGCCATTGCCGGCGGTGAAATTAAAGTGACAGGGATTGGTAAAAAGAGCATTCAAGGTGACGTTCAATTTGCAGATGCACTGGCAGCGATGGGCGCAGAGATAGAGTGGGGTGATGATTACGTGATTGCCCGTAAAGGTGAATTAAAAGCCGTTGATCTCGACTTTAATCATATTCCTGATGCAGCGATGACGATTGCAACAACGGCACTGTTTGCTGAAGGAACGACTGCGATTCGTAACGTCTACAACTGGCGTGTAAAAGAGACTGATCGTCTGTTTGCGATGGCAACAGAACTACGTAAAGTCGGTGCGATTGTCGATGAGGGTGAAGATTATATTACCATTACACCACCTGCTGAAATTAACCATGCAGCAATTGATACTTATAATGATCACCGTATGGCGATGTGTTTCTCTCTCGTTGCATTTGCTGATTGTGGTATCACCATTAATGATCCTAACTGTACGTCAAAAACCTTCCCAAATTATTTTGATACGTTTAAGCAGCTGGCGAAATAA
- a CDS encoding peptide MFS transporter, which produces MTTENLNEIAIQRDKKKASFALLIIQTFATLGFAVLYSTLVLYATKKLGFTDVQATVIMGVFGAFNYGLHLLGGLLGGRLMSNRNLFIIGMVLQVIGCYFIAQFGHSGLYWGLALFLTGSGLNVTCINMMLTQRFHPDDPGRESAFLYNYAGMNLGFFIGFAVAGYFQNLADYKSLFMFATLGNLAAVLATLVFWKSLSDLTTPLIGQSRGKWLRSFAIGLIIIATLIPIIKYLLVSASLAGHLVVFIAVLVALVLIILTIKHKKAHEKGRMVSYLILAVGSLVFWSLYSLAPMGLSLFIDRNVDLTMSGFKIAPQWIQNINTVVIVIGGPLMAMLFNKLRKKGINIDIPMQFSSSLICIGLGFLVLPLGIHFANPNGMVAVSWVGLSYILQSIGELLISPIGYAMVGKLAPKKYQGGMMGAWMLVTGVASIVAASFSEMMPGQGAAATTDAGYASVFGGLGLAACVAGVILIFMTPLLRKLIKN; this is translated from the coding sequence TTGACAACTGAAAATTTAAATGAAATCGCAATACAAAGAGATAAGAAAAAAGCCTCTTTTGCCCTATTAATTATTCAAACCTTTGCCACACTTGGCTTTGCTGTTTTGTATTCAACGCTTGTGTTGTATGCAACGAAAAAGCTAGGTTTTACTGATGTTCAAGCTACCGTTATTATGGGTGTTTTTGGCGCATTTAACTACGGCCTTCATCTATTAGGCGGGTTACTTGGTGGCCGCTTAATGAGTAACCGAAACTTGTTTATTATCGGCATGGTATTGCAAGTTATTGGTTGTTACTTTATTGCTCAGTTTGGTCATTCAGGGCTTTATTGGGGGCTTGCACTCTTTTTAACGGGCAGTGGCTTAAATGTAACTTGTATCAATATGATGCTGACTCAACGTTTTCACCCTGATGATCCAGGCCGTGAATCTGCATTTTTATATAATTATGCAGGGATGAATCTTGGTTTCTTTATCGGTTTTGCGGTTGCAGGTTATTTCCAAAACCTTGCTGATTATAAATCTCTGTTTATGTTCGCAACTTTAGGTAATTTAGCCGCTGTGCTGGCGACTCTGGTTTTCTGGAAGAGCTTATCTGATCTGACAACGCCGCTTATTGGTCAAAGTCGTGGTAAATGGTTACGCTCTTTTGCAATAGGTTTAATTATTATTGCTACATTGATTCCAATTATTAAATACCTACTTGTTTCTGCTTCGCTGGCGGGACATTTAGTGGTCTTTATTGCAGTACTTGTTGCTCTGGTTTTGATTATTCTAACTATTAAGCATAAAAAGGCGCATGAAAAAGGTCGAATGGTCTCTTACTTGATTCTTGCCGTTGGATCTTTAGTCTTCTGGTCTCTTTATTCATTAGCGCCAATGGGCTTATCGTTATTTATTGACCGTAATGTTGATTTAACCATGTCAGGCTTTAAGATTGCACCACAATGGATTCAAAATATTAATACTGTTGTGATTGTTATCGGCGGTCCATTAATGGCGATGCTGTTTAATAAACTGCGTAAGAAAGGAATTAATATTGATATTCCGATGCAGTTCTCTTCATCGCTTATCTGCATCGGGTTAGGTTTCCTTGTTCTGCCTCTTGGTATCCATTTTGCGAATCCAAATGGAATGGTTGCTGTAAGTTGGGTTGGATTGAGCTATATTTTACAAAGTATTGGTGAACTTCTTATTTCTCCAATCGGTTATGCAATGGTAGGTAAGCTTGCACCGAAGAAATATCAAGGCGGCATGATGGGCGCTTGGATGTTGGTAACGGGTGTCGCTTCTATTGTTGCAGCTAGTTTCTCTGAAATGATGCCGGGTCAAGGCGCAGCAGCAACAACGGATGCCGGTTATGCTTCTGTATTTGGTGGTTTAGGTCTTGCAGCGTGTGTTGCCGGTGTGATCTTAATCTTTATGACCCCATTATTAAGGAAGCTAATTAAAAATTAA